The DNA window CGCGTCCGGCAGAGGCCACGGGAGGCCGAAGTCCTTGAGGCCAGCGTCCACCTGCATCATGTCATATGAAGGGTATATTGGGTGCACGTGGCAGGCACCCCTAGGGGTTATGGCGTACTGTATGCCCAGCAGCTTTGACTCAACCCTTGGGTCGTGGGCCGGGAATTCAAGGCCCTTGACGTGGTTGACTAGCTCCTCAGCGCCCTTACCTATAGCCTTAGCGGCCCTGTAGCTGCCCTCTGCCAGTACGTTGCCAAACCCTCTCCTGTAAGCTATCATCTCAACTAGCTTCACGTGAGTCTCAGGGTCGTTCCACTTCAGCTCAATGCCGCCTGTTTCGTCCTTCGTTATAAGCCCCTTCTGGTAGGCCTCCACAGCCCACGCTATCGTGTGGCCAAGTGATATCGAGTCAAGGCCATAGTTGTTGGCCAGGTAGTTGATCCTTATTATGGCCTCCATGTTATCTATCATGTTCATGGGCCCATTCATGTCGGTGGTCTCGTACTCTGGGCCCTCGTTAGGGGGCGTGGCAAACGGGCCCGCGGCCACGTAGCTGTACCTGCTGCAACCTATGACGCACGAGTGGCAGGCCCTCCTCTTTATCATGTAGTTCCTCTCGAGCGCCTCGTGAGAGACCTTGTCGGCAGACTCAAAGTAGCCCGTCTCGAAGTTAGCCGTGGGGAGGGCGCCGGCTGCGTTAAGGCCCAGGAGACCTCCAATGGTGCCGTGTTGCCCCATAGCCCTCTGGCCTGGGTCGGCCTTTATCCCGGCCTGGGCCTCTAGGGCGGCTGCCATAAATTCCTCTGGGTTATAGACGTCTATCCCCTCACCGCCGGCCGCCACTATCGCCTTAAGTTTCTTTGACCCCATTACTGCGCCTCCGCCCGTCCTCCCAGCGGCCCTGTCGTAGTCATTCATTATAGCGGCATACCTGACTATGTTCTCCCCAGCGGGGCCTATGGCTACCACCGAGGCGTCATGCGCGCCGGTGTCCTCCCTCAGGGCGTCCGTGACCTCGTGAACAGTCATGCCCCAGTACCTCTTGGCGCTCCTTATCTCAGCCCTGCCGCCCTCCATGTAGAGGTAGACCGGCTCAGGCGACCTGCCCCTGATCACTATGAGGTCGAAGCCGCTGTACTTCATCCAGGCCCCGAACTTGCCCCCTGACCTGGTCTCCCCCCAGCCGCCAGTCATGGGTGCCTTGAAGGCCCAGTATATGTTGCCGCTCCCCGGCGCCAGGGTCCCCGTGAAGGGACCGGCCGTAGCTATCAAAATGTTATCAGGTGACAGCGGGTCAACGCCGGGCTGCAGCTCGTCCCAGAGGATCCTCGCGGCATAGCCGAGGCCTCCCATGTACATCTTGACATAGTCAAGCCTCAGCTCCTCGACGCTGGTCTTCCCTGCGGTAAGGTCAACCCTGAGAACCCTGCCCTTGTAACCGTACCACTTCAAACCGAGGTCCCAGTTATGTGGGTACCCTGCAGGTATAAGTCGCTATGCCAATTTTTGTAAGGACTGCTTAACCCTGGCCCCTCCTCGCAGTGAAGGGCGAGGCCTTCGGTTGTAAGCGCATTAACTCCTCCCCTGCACCTACAGCTGGGAGAGGCCTTGGAAGTCTACTTCGTGAAGGGCATGTCTAACTCCTACATAACAAGCGACGGGGTTCTCATAGACGCTGGCGTCAAGTTAAACGACGTCGTTAAGGTCGCGGAGCAACACGGAATAAAGATAAGGTACCTCTTCATAACGCACTACCACGTTGATCACATCAGGTACGCCGCTGACATCGCCAAGGCCCTTGGCTGCGCAGTAGTGGCGCCGGAGCTGGACTCCGACGTGGTGGAGGGCAGATCAAGGCCTCCAGGGGGCCTGGCAGGCCTCCTCCACTCCCTAATGCGTGTGAAGCCTGTTAAGGCTGACGTGAAGGTTAAGGATGGTGATGAGGTGGAGGGATACAGGGCCTTGGCAGCCCCTGGCCACACGCCTGGCAGCACGGCCTATGTGAAGGAAGGAGCTATGTTCAGCGGCGACGCCGTGCTCAGCTCAAATGGGAGGCCTGTGTTGCCTCCAAAAAGGTATAACTTTGACCAACATAGGGCTGAGGAGAGCTTCAGAAAGCTCCTAGACCTAAAGCCTAAGGTTATATACCCCGGTCATGGGACGCCTATAAAGTTCATGCCCTAAAGCTTAAAGAATAGCCATAGGCCATTTGGCCTAGGTCGCCCCGAATAGTGAAGCGCCGTTATAATGGTTTAGAGGATGGAACCGCTTTGATTAAAACCTGCGGCTCCTTCTGCCCCCGAAGCCTCCCCTAGCTCCGAAGCCTCCCCTGGGCCGGGACTCCTCAACCACCTTGTCGGAGAGATTGTTGGAGGTGTTCACGTTCTCTATTTGAACGTCGGACTCCCTCATAGTGCCCTCCCTGCCAAGGTTCAGCCTCATGTGGCCCTTGAAGGTACCCACGAAGCCGTTCCTTACGCTTATCACAGCGCCAGGCCTTACGGCCTCTATGTTCTTGTCCCATAGCGTCATGACTATGCTCCCAGTCTCGTCGCCTACCAGGGCGTCCGCAACCCTGTGAGTCATGCCATCCCTTCCGCTCACGCTCCTTGGCTCCTCAACCTTGACAACCTTCACTGTGAGGCTGTCAACGTTGATGCCAGGAGCCAGGTCCTTAACCTGCACTCCTTATTACCGCATAGCTGGTTCTTCAGGGGGTTTTAAACTAAGATGAAGGATTAGCGCGAGTACCTGTTCTTTATAAAGAGATATTCGATAACCTGCAAGTGGTGTGTCTACATCAAAGC is part of the Acidilobus sp. 7A genome and encodes:
- a CDS encoding aldehyde ferredoxin oxidoreductase family protein; this encodes MKWYGYKGRVLRVDLTAGKTSVEELRLDYVKMYMGGLGYAARILWDELQPGVDPLSPDNILIATAGPFTGTLAPGSGNIYWAFKAPMTGGWGETRSGGKFGAWMKYSGFDLIVIRGRSPEPVYLYMEGGRAEIRSAKRYWGMTVHEVTDALREDTGAHDASVVAIGPAGENIVRYAAIMNDYDRAAGRTGGGAVMGSKKLKAIVAAGGEGIDVYNPEEFMAAALEAQAGIKADPGQRAMGQHGTIGGLLGLNAAGALPTANFETGYFESADKVSHEALERNYMIKRRACHSCVIGCSRYSYVAAGPFATPPNEGPEYETTDMNGPMNMIDNMEAIIRINYLANNYGLDSISLGHTIAWAVEAYQKGLITKDETGGIELKWNDPETHVKLVEMIAYRRGFGNVLAEGSYRAAKAIGKGAEELVNHVKGLEFPAHDPRVESKLLGIQYAITPRGACHVHPIYPSYDMMQVDAGLKDFGLPWPLPDALSETGVKKGLAYKVLASYGEAFNNVGLCIFYSAGPESGVMSPRRIAKIYTALTGIETTPQDVLLAGERTWNLKRAFNLREGFTKEHDRLPKRMITPILTGPAKGLKVENPEGLVDEAYEAFGWDTRTGFIRRSTLERLGMKDVEESLQRLGKLAD
- a CDS encoding MBL fold metallo-hydrolase, with translation MEVYFVKGMSNSYITSDGVLIDAGVKLNDVVKVAEQHGIKIRYLFITHYHVDHIRYAADIAKALGCAVVAPELDSDVVEGRSRPPGGLAGLLHSLMRVKPVKADVKVKDGDEVEGYRALAAPGHTPGSTAYVKEGAMFSGDAVLSSNGRPVLPPKRYNFDQHRAEESFRKLLDLKPKVIYPGHGTPIKFMP
- a CDS encoding single-stranded DNA-binding protein, encoding MQVKDLAPGINVDSLTVKVVKVEEPRSVSGRDGMTHRVADALVGDETGSIVMTLWDKNIEAVRPGAVISVRNGFVGTFKGHMRLNLGREGTMRESDVQIENVNTSNNLSDKVVEESRPRGGFGARGGFGGRRSRRF